One Faecalispora anaeroviscerum genomic window carries:
- a CDS encoding FAD-binding oxidoreductase, with amino-acid sequence MSQYNKVTPELIEQFRQIAPNRVSVNGDINDDFTHDEMPIYGKACPEVVIEATSTEEVAAVMKLCYENSIPVTPRGAGTGLTGGAVALCGGVILSTTKMNKILGYDKENLNVRVQSGVLLNDLAEDATKQGLLYPPDPGEKFATLGGNVANNAGGMRAVKYGTTRDYVRAMTVVLPTGEIVRLGASVSKSSSGYSLLHLMIGSEGTLGIITELTLKLVPQPKEVVSLIVLFENLEECIAAVPQIMLAHLQPQALEFMEREIVISSEAYLGKSVFPQEFEGSQVNAYLLITFDGENADQLDEIIEKASEVVLEAGALDVLVADTPALKKDAWAARSSFLEAIEAQTKLLDECDVVVPTSKIAEYLTYIKSIEPDYGFQIKSFGHAGDGNLHIYTCSNDMELEEFKSQVHDFMKKAYAKATEFGGLISGEHGIGHGKQAYLSEMAGPVNMRLMKEIKSVFDPKAILNPGKVCVRL; translated from the coding sequence ATGAGCCAGTACAACAAGGTCACCCCCGAATTGATCGAACAATTCAGACAGATCGCACCCAACCGCGTTTCCGTCAACGGAGACATCAACGACGATTTTACCCATGACGAAATGCCGATTTACGGTAAAGCATGTCCTGAGGTTGTCATCGAAGCCACCTCCACTGAGGAAGTTGCGGCTGTGATGAAGCTTTGCTACGAGAACAGCATTCCCGTCACCCCCAGAGGCGCGGGCACCGGCCTGACCGGCGGCGCGGTTGCTCTTTGCGGAGGTGTTATTCTTTCTACCACCAAGATGAATAAGATTCTTGGCTATGACAAAGAAAACCTGAACGTTCGCGTTCAGTCGGGTGTTCTGCTCAACGATTTGGCGGAGGACGCCACAAAGCAGGGCTTGCTCTATCCCCCGGATCCGGGAGAGAAATTTGCTACCCTTGGCGGTAACGTTGCCAATAACGCGGGCGGCATGCGCGCCGTGAAATACGGCACCACGCGCGACTATGTACGCGCTATGACGGTCGTTCTGCCCACCGGCGAAATCGTCCGCCTGGGCGCGAGCGTATCGAAGAGCAGCAGCGGCTACAGCCTGCTGCACCTGATGATCGGCTCCGAGGGAACCCTCGGAATCATCACCGAGCTGACGCTCAAGCTGGTTCCTCAGCCGAAAGAGGTTGTCAGCCTGATCGTTCTGTTTGAGAATCTGGAGGAGTGCATCGCCGCTGTTCCACAGATCATGTTGGCGCATCTGCAGCCCCAGGCACTGGAATTCATGGAGCGCGAGATCGTCATTTCTTCCGAGGCTTACCTCGGCAAAAGCGTGTTCCCGCAGGAGTTTGAGGGCAGCCAGGTGAACGCCTACCTGCTGATTACCTTTGATGGTGAAAACGCCGACCAGCTCGATGAAATCATCGAGAAAGCCTCCGAGGTGGTTCTGGAAGCCGGTGCGCTGGATGTTTTGGTCGCCGACACGCCGGCCCTGAAAAAAGATGCCTGGGCGGCCCGCAGCTCGTTCCTTGAGGCGATCGAAGCACAGACCAAGCTGCTGGATGAATGCGACGTGGTTGTACCCACCAGCAAAATCGCAGAATACCTCACTTACATCAAATCAATTGAGCCGGATTATGGCTTCCAGATTAAGAGCTTCGGCCACGCCGGCGATGGCAATCTGCACATTTACACCTGCTCCAACGACATGGAGCTGGAGGAGTTTAAGAGCCAGGTTCACGACTTTATGAAGAAGGCCTACGCTAAGGCAACGGAATTCGGCGGTTTAATCTCCGGCGAACACGGCATCGGCCACGGAAAGCAGGCCTATCTTTCTGAAATGGCCGGCCCGGTGAACATGCGCCTGATGAAGGAAATCAAATCCGTTTTTGACCCGAAAGCAATTCTGAACCCCGGAAAAGTCTGTGTGAGACTGTAA
- a CDS encoding L-lactate permease, which produces MFLEFILALLPILWLVVSLCYIKMPAYKACPAALVITVLLALLYWKTPGSQVLTGGLEGATMALWPISLVIIAAIFTYNLTVKTGAMAKIQKMLTSVSNDKRVLVLIIAWGFGGFMEGMAGFGTAVAIPASILCGLGFNPIFAAVVCLVANATPTAFGSIGIPTVTAASVSGLDPQATAIVVSMQLFLMVLLTPFLLVTITGGGLKSLKSSWHIALISGLGFAVVQLLAARFIGAELPAVTGSIASMLLTIGAAKIFCKNTPKEYQLSEESSAKLQKQEHPSFREAVISWSPFLLIFVFLLTVSKLVPPVYSVLSAVKTSVVIYSGAGASPYTFSWLTTPGVLIFVAAFLGGLLQKASLSEMAQVLLQTVKQMLKTMITLITILAAAKIMGYSGMTRDIATFLVAITGTAYPLVAPLIGSIGTFVTGSATSSSVLFSSLQAETARAIGLQEIWLVAANTIGATAGKIISPQSITIAVASTGTSGEESNILRITLKYYLLYIVIFGLISYLGYGLLSLV; this is translated from the coding sequence GTGTTTCTGGAGTTCATTCTTGCGCTGTTGCCGATTTTATGGCTTGTCGTATCTTTGTGCTACATAAAAATGCCTGCTTACAAAGCCTGTCCCGCAGCGCTCGTCATCACTGTTCTGTTAGCCCTGTTGTATTGGAAAACCCCCGGATCGCAGGTACTCACCGGCGGACTGGAAGGCGCTACAATGGCGCTTTGGCCCATTTCCCTCGTAATCATCGCCGCAATCTTTACATATAACCTTACCGTCAAAACCGGAGCCATGGCAAAAATTCAAAAAATGCTGACCTCCGTTTCGAACGACAAACGGGTGCTAGTACTGATCATCGCCTGGGGTTTTGGCGGATTTATGGAAGGAATGGCCGGTTTTGGAACCGCCGTCGCCATCCCCGCCAGCATTCTGTGCGGCCTTGGTTTTAACCCCATCTTCGCCGCTGTCGTCTGTCTGGTGGCAAACGCCACCCCCACAGCGTTTGGGTCAATTGGAATTCCCACCGTTACCGCCGCATCCGTTTCGGGCCTTGACCCTCAGGCCACAGCGATTGTGGTATCGATGCAGCTGTTTTTGATGGTGCTTCTCACCCCCTTTCTCCTGGTCACAATCACCGGCGGCGGCCTAAAAAGCCTGAAAAGCAGCTGGCATATCGCCCTGATTTCCGGCCTTGGGTTCGCAGTGGTACAGCTTCTCGCAGCCCGCTTCATCGGCGCGGAGCTGCCCGCAGTAACCGGCTCGATTGCAAGCATGCTGCTGACCATCGGCGCTGCAAAGATTTTCTGCAAAAACACTCCGAAAGAGTATCAGCTTTCTGAGGAAAGCAGTGCCAAGCTGCAAAAACAGGAACACCCGAGCTTTCGCGAAGCCGTCATCTCGTGGTCGCCTTTTCTGCTGATTTTCGTCTTTCTGTTGACCGTTTCTAAGCTGGTACCCCCTGTTTACAGTGTGCTTTCTGCGGTGAAAACCAGCGTTGTCATTTATTCGGGAGCCGGGGCTTCGCCCTACACATTCTCATGGCTGACCACCCCCGGCGTTTTGATTTTTGTTGCCGCGTTCCTGGGTGGGCTGCTGCAGAAAGCCAGCCTTTCTGAAATGGCACAGGTGCTGCTTCAAACGGTGAAGCAGATGCTGAAAACCATGATCACTCTGATAACAATCCTTGCCGCCGCAAAAATCATGGGATACAGCGGCATGACCCGCGATATCGCAACCTTCCTTGTAGCGATTACCGGCACAGCCTACCCCCTGGTTGCGCCCCTGATCGGCTCGATTGGCACCTTCGTTACCGGCAGCGCCACCTCCTCTAGCGTGCTGTTCAGCTCGCTGCAGGCAGAAACCGCTCGTGCTATCGGCTTACAGGAAATTTGGCTGGTAGCCGCCAACACCATTGGCGCCACGGCAGGCAAAATCATTTCACCCCAGAGCATCACGATCGCGGTGGCCTCCACCGGAACCAGCGGAGAAGAAAGCAATATTCTCCGTATTACTTTGAAATATTATTTGCTGTACATCGTGATTTTTGGCCTTATCTCTTATTTGGGTTATGGTCTTCTCTCTCTCGTGTAA
- a CDS encoding DUF47 domain-containing protein — MARKSDQYYYNVLSEGIDYCMQAADLLLATLKDYHPEKMDACIRDMHAIEHAADLAKHVMMSRLVKEFITPIEREDIIELAQTIDDVTDGIEDVVLRLYMFHTQTIRPEALQFGSIIVSCCQALKSMMDEFHNFNKSSTIHQMIIDINRMEEDGDKLYTEAIHALYANPTDPIEIFTWTEIFNHFERCCDTCEDVANVVESVIMKNT, encoded by the coding sequence ATGGCGAGAAAAAGCGATCAATATTATTACAATGTATTGTCTGAGGGCATTGATTACTGCATGCAGGCCGCCGATTTACTGCTGGCAACGCTGAAGGATTACCACCCGGAAAAGATGGATGCCTGTATTCGGGACATGCATGCAATTGAGCATGCGGCTGACCTGGCCAAGCACGTGATGATGAGCCGCCTGGTCAAGGAATTCATCACTCCCATTGAGCGCGAGGATATTATTGAGCTGGCTCAGACGATCGACGACGTGACCGACGGAATTGAGGACGTTGTGCTGCGGCTGTACATGTTTCACACGCAAACCATTCGCCCGGAGGCGCTGCAGTTCGGCTCTATCATTGTTTCCTGCTGCCAGGCTCTGAAATCGATGATGGATGAGTTTCACAACTTCAACAAATCCAGCACAATCCACCAGATGATCATTGACATCAACCGGATGGAGGAGGACGGCGACAAGCTTTATACCGAAGCGATTCATGCTTTGTATGCCAATCCCACCGACCCGATCGAAATCTTCACCTGGACGGAAATCTTCAACCACTTTGAGCGTTGCTGCGATACATGCGAAGATGTAGCCAATGTAGTGGAAAGTGTTATTATGAAGAACACCTGA
- a CDS encoding inorganic phosphate transporter: MTVSLADFISWISIYPMLGITALLTTGVILVNGWTDAPNAIATCVSTRAMAPRPAILMAAVFNFLGVFVMTSINASVAATIYNMVDFSGNTHEALVALCAALLAIVIWATAAWWFGIPTSESHALIAGLSGAAIALHGGLSGINGAEWIKVIYGLVLSTLLGFVMGWGSAKVTQFFCCNMDRRRTTAFFQKAQIGGGAAMAFMHGAQDGQKFMGVFMLGMFLAKGEANVPNFQIPIWLMLFCSLVMGLGTSIGGYRIIKAVGMDMVKLEKHQGFTADLAAAGCLLLSSLTSIPVSTTHTKTTAIMGVGAAKRLSCVNWGVVKEMVMTWVLTFPGCGLIGFLMAKLFITIF; this comes from the coding sequence ATGACTGTCTCACTAGCAGATTTTATATCGTGGATCTCGATTTATCCCATGCTTGGAATCACTGCGCTGCTCACCACCGGAGTGATTCTTGTGAACGGCTGGACGGATGCCCCCAACGCGATTGCCACATGCGTGTCTACCCGCGCTATGGCGCCAAGGCCGGCCATTCTGATGGCTGCCGTATTCAACTTTTTAGGCGTTTTTGTTATGACCTCAATCAATGCCAGCGTAGCCGCTACCATCTATAACATGGTTGATTTCAGCGGCAATACACACGAAGCTCTTGTGGCTTTGTGCGCCGCACTGCTGGCGATTGTCATCTGGGCCACTGCCGCCTGGTGGTTCGGAATCCCCACAAGCGAAAGCCACGCGCTGATTGCCGGACTTTCCGGCGCGGCGATCGCCCTGCACGGCGGCCTTTCGGGCATTAACGGTGCCGAGTGGATCAAGGTGATTTACGGCCTTGTTCTCTCAACCCTGCTCGGTTTTGTCATGGGCTGGGGCAGCGCCAAGGTTACACAGTTCTTCTGCTGCAATATGGATCGCCGGCGCACCACCGCATTTTTTCAAAAGGCACAGATTGGCGGCGGCGCGGCCATGGCGTTTATGCACGGCGCACAGGACGGCCAAAAATTCATGGGCGTATTTATGCTGGGGATGTTCCTGGCCAAGGGAGAAGCAAACGTGCCGAACTTTCAGATTCCAATCTGGCTGATGCTGTTCTGTTCCCTGGTCATGGGTCTCGGCACCTCGATCGGCGGCTACCGCATCATCAAGGCTGTCGGCATGGACATGGTCAAGCTGGAAAAACACCAGGGCTTCACGGCTGACCTTGCCGCCGCAGGCTGTTTGCTGCTTTCTTCCCTGACAAGCATTCCGGTTTCTACCACACATACCAAAACCACCGCCATTATGGGTGTTGGTGCCGCAAAACGTCTCTCCTGCGTAAATTGGGGAGTCGTGAAAGAAATGGTGATGACCTGGGTACTAACCTTCCCCGGCTGCGGATTGATTGGTTTTCTGATGGCCAAACTGTTTATAACTATTTTTTAA
- a CDS encoding helix-turn-helix domain-containing protein, whose amino-acid sequence MSRQRQLEIIQTAEYVTIGELVRLTGARYSTLKYYTEEGMLPFEQEEENLTRRYRRTKSVERISYIKRLKEDGLSISQIKETLNSKQRN is encoded by the coding sequence TTGTCAAGGCAAAGACAGCTGGAGATTATACAGACCGCGGAATATGTGACAATCGGAGAGTTGGTCAGGCTGACAGGTGCTAGATACAGCACCCTGAAATATTACACTGAGGAAGGTATGCTTCCTTTTGAGCAGGAGGAAGAAAATCTGACCCGCCGATACAGGCGAACCAAGTCTGTGGAACGTATCTCCTATATTAAGCGCCTGAAAGAGGATGGACTTTCCATTTCCCAAATCAAAGAAACGCTTAATTCCAAACAGAGAAATTAG
- a CDS encoding GOLPH3/VPS74 family protein, which yields MKQLSFTQEYLLCALSPKGTLPMLRQTEILTCLVTGGLLELLYSGTISIDAKNKVLVEKELERNQFHLEPLYDTLKGSKPMKVYDLAAKYVFSSHKLPDHYLQALCLPMAEQQGVFPKTGGLFHNRPVYVPNQEEVEKIVEKLRAVFLEDGTVDDDTLVLGALLQKSGLIKNYFSKFESDSLNRRIQEIKESEAGSLIKKMIDYVDTLIAVMASVGSSAGS from the coding sequence ATGAAACAATTATCATTTACGCAGGAATATCTTTTATGCGCGTTAAGCCCGAAGGGTACGCTTCCCATGCTGCGGCAGACGGAAATCCTAACGTGTCTTGTAACAGGCGGACTTTTGGAACTGCTGTACTCCGGCACAATTTCCATCGATGCGAAAAATAAAGTTCTCGTTGAAAAGGAGCTGGAACGCAATCAATTTCACCTGGAGCCGCTTTATGATACCTTAAAGGGCAGCAAACCCATGAAGGTCTATGATCTCGCAGCCAAATATGTCTTTTCCTCCCATAAGCTTCCGGATCACTATTTGCAAGCGCTCTGCCTGCCTATGGCAGAGCAGCAGGGTGTTTTCCCAAAAACAGGAGGGCTGTTTCATAACAGACCTGTCTATGTGCCTAATCAAGAAGAGGTTGAAAAAATTGTTGAAAAACTCCGTGCCGTTTTTTTGGAAGACGGCACGGTGGATGACGATACACTTGTACTTGGTGCATTGCTGCAGAAAAGCGGACTGATCAAAAACTATTTCTCAAAATTCGAGTCAGATTCCCTGAACCGTCGCATACAGGAAATAAAAGAAAGCGAAGCCGGCTCTTTGATCAAAAAAATGATAGACTACGTTGATACACTGATTGCTGTAATGGCATCCGTTGGCAGCAGCGCCGGTTCATAA
- a CDS encoding sigma-E processing peptidase SpoIIGA yields the protein MKQIIYVDVLVAVNLFVNYFLLLTVAGFFHISASRLRMVLGAAVGALGSLVILLPSLPVLASFLVKLVLSAAIVVTAFGVSSWLFFLRTVGGFYLTSFGFAGAMLALWYLAAPNGMIIKNSVLYFDISPLMLLALTVVCYAGVTLLNRLTGQRQPTALFCFVTVCAQGKRVRLTTKIDTGNSLKEPFSGYPVIVAEYQCVQELVPPAVNSYLFVSAGEKRGEVQPGLRLVPFRAVGGEGILPAFRPDSIEIQTAKERTTVQEVYLAVSAQKLGTTGFSALLNPELITQGKRIAGKEKSL from the coding sequence ATGAAGCAGATTATCTACGTAGATGTTTTGGTGGCCGTCAACCTTTTCGTCAATTATTTTTTGCTTTTAACAGTTGCCGGATTTTTTCATATTTCCGCTTCACGGTTGCGCATGGTACTGGGGGCGGCTGTCGGAGCCCTCGGTTCTCTCGTGATTTTGCTTCCGTCGCTGCCGGTGCTTGCATCCTTTTTAGTCAAGCTGGTGCTTTCCGCCGCCATTGTGGTTACAGCGTTCGGTGTTTCCTCCTGGCTTTTTTTTCTGCGCACCGTAGGCGGATTTTACCTTACCAGCTTCGGCTTTGCTGGCGCGATGCTGGCGCTTTGGTATCTGGCGGCACCGAACGGAATGATCATTAAAAATTCTGTGCTTTATTTTGATATTTCCCCGCTGATGCTGCTGGCGCTGACCGTTGTGTGCTATGCAGGCGTCACGCTGCTCAACCGGCTCACCGGGCAGCGGCAGCCAACTGCGCTGTTCTGCTTTGTCACAGTCTGCGCGCAGGGAAAGCGTGTGCGCCTTACCACAAAAATTGATACGGGGAACAGCCTCAAGGAGCCGTTTTCCGGTTACCCGGTGATTGTGGCCGAATATCAGTGTGTGCAGGAACTGGTTCCGCCCGCGGTAAACTCCTATCTGTTTGTGTCAGCGGGAGAAAAGCGGGGAGAGGTACAGCCGGGGCTTCGTCTGGTGCCATTTCGTGCGGTAGGGGGAGAGGGAATTTTGCCGGCGTTTCGGCCGGATTCCATTGAAATTCAGACGGCAAAAGAGAGGACTACAGTTCAGGAGGTATACCTGGCTGTTTCCGCCCAGAAACTGGGCACAACAGGCTTCAGCGCTTTGCTGAACCCGGAGCTTATCACACAAGGCAAGCGGATTGCCGGAAAGGAGAAATCGTTGTGA
- the sigE gene encoding RNA polymerase sporulation sigma factor SigE, with amino-acid sequence MEKLISGIRGWLLRLIWRFWPAAEVHYINGPETLPPPLTPAQEAIVMENVRLGRENAREPLITHNLRLVVYIAKKFESSSAGVEDLISIGTIGLIKAVNTFCPERNIKLATYASRCIENEILMYLRKSSQLKNEVSIDDPLNVDWDGNELLLSDVLGSEQDTVNKGIEKEVEKDLLLEAVGHLSSREQQIMQLRFGLNNCREHTQKEVADTLGISQSYISRLEKRIIERLKKDLERVG; translated from the coding sequence ATGGAAAAACTGATTTCCGGAATCAGGGGGTGGCTGCTGCGGCTAATCTGGCGCTTTTGGCCTGCGGCGGAGGTGCACTACATCAACGGTCCGGAAACCTTGCCTCCGCCTTTGACGCCGGCTCAGGAAGCCATTGTAATGGAAAACGTGCGTCTGGGCAGAGAAAACGCGCGCGAACCGCTCATCACCCATAATCTACGCCTGGTCGTATACATAGCGAAGAAGTTTGAATCCAGCTCGGCCGGAGTAGAGGATCTGATTTCCATTGGGACAATCGGCCTGATCAAGGCGGTCAATACGTTTTGTCCGGAGAGGAACATCAAGCTTGCAACGTATGCGTCGCGTTGCATTGAAAATGAAATTCTAATGTACCTGCGGAAAAGCTCACAGCTGAAAAACGAAGTGTCTATCGACGATCCGCTAAATGTGGATTGGGACGGCAACGAGCTTTTGCTGTCGGATGTGCTGGGCAGCGAACAGGATACCGTTAACAAAGGAATTGAAAAAGAGGTGGAAAAGGATCTGCTGCTGGAAGCGGTGGGGCATCTTTCCTCCCGCGAGCAGCAGATTATGCAGCTGCGCTTTGGTCTGAACAACTGCCGCGAGCATACACAAAAGGAGGTTGCGGATACGCTCGGAATTTCACAGTCTTACATTTCGCGGCTGGAAAAGCGAATCATCGAGCGGCTGAAAAAAGATTTGGAGCGGGTTGGGTAA
- a CDS encoding cation-translocating P-type ATPase, which yields MTNTPVNSAGLTAAEVKRLQEQFGKNELTPQKKESFLKKTLHIICEPMFLLLLVAATIYFLLGEPRDGIIMLIFVVGIISIDVIQEWKTDKTLNALKGLSAPHVTVLRDGKEQTIASADLVPGDLMMICEGVKIPADGVVVKCADLSVDESSLTGEAEGVWKVTENSAGSSGDYWRRDYCYAGTLVTQGTATVRVDKIGLATEYGKIGKNVAAAPQEDTPLQKQTGNLVKTCTIIAGVLFVLVGIFTWMDIPDHKFMDRLVESVLSGVTLAMAMIPEEFPVILTVFLSMGAWRLAKKHSLVRKLPSVETLGAVSVLCVDKTGTVTMNQMSVQELWVASGDERGMVETMGLGCETDTYDPMEKAMLACCEAHGITREHLFEESSFLTEYAFTNELKMMGHVWQHDGDILIAAKGSPERIFTVCELTEEQRAEAERKNLELSGQGLRVIAIATAKPRSEAEIPASITDCRLVLLGLVGLADPPRESVKADIAVCNRAGIRVVMITGDNGITASAIAKKIGLPHGDDIITGDMLNNMSDEELQEAIKTVSIFSRVVPEHKMRIVKAFKQNGEIVAMTGDGVNDAPALKYADIGIAMGKRGSEVSREAADLILMDDNFTTIVETVRDGRRIYDNIRKAVGYVFTIHIPIAFSALLAPFLGIAPSALLLLPLHVVLLEVLIDPTCSIVLERQPAESDIMERRPRDPKDKLLTAELLGKSILQGITVFAASFGSYFAVLANDPANASVARSMGLAVIMLANLFLVQVNSSDHDSIFQSVRRLMKDRVMWTINLGTLALLGLILYTPLSGVLKLAPLPLPLLLVALGISAASVLWYELVKLKNRLKR from the coding sequence ATGACAAACACACCCGTAAATTCGGCGGGGCTGACCGCCGCGGAAGTCAAACGGCTTCAAGAGCAGTTTGGGAAAAACGAACTGACTCCACAAAAAAAAGAAAGCTTTCTCAAAAAGACGCTCCACATTATCTGTGAGCCCATGTTTTTGCTGTTATTAGTGGCGGCGACCATCTATTTTCTGTTGGGCGAGCCCCGGGACGGCATCATAATGCTCATCTTTGTGGTGGGTATCATCAGCATTGATGTTATCCAGGAATGGAAAACCGACAAGACCCTAAACGCTTTGAAGGGCCTATCCGCGCCCCATGTTACCGTCCTTCGGGACGGAAAGGAGCAGACCATCGCCAGCGCTGACCTGGTTCCCGGAGACTTGATGATGATTTGCGAGGGTGTAAAAATCCCTGCCGATGGCGTGGTGGTGAAGTGCGCCGACCTTTCTGTGGACGAATCCTCTCTCACCGGTGAAGCCGAGGGTGTATGGAAAGTGACAGAGAATAGCGCAGGGTCGTCCGGTGACTACTGGCGCAGGGATTACTGCTATGCGGGTACACTGGTCACACAGGGGACGGCAACTGTCCGTGTGGATAAAATCGGCTTGGCCACCGAGTATGGAAAAATCGGCAAAAATGTAGCCGCTGCCCCGCAGGAAGATACCCCGCTCCAAAAGCAGACCGGCAATCTGGTCAAGACCTGCACCATCATCGCGGGTGTTCTGTTTGTGCTGGTGGGTATTTTTACATGGATGGATATACCCGACCACAAGTTTATGGATCGATTGGTGGAGAGCGTCCTCTCCGGCGTGACGCTGGCTATGGCCATGATCCCGGAGGAGTTCCCCGTCATCCTCACCGTGTTCCTCTCCATGGGTGCATGGCGACTGGCCAAAAAGCACTCCCTTGTACGCAAGCTTCCCAGCGTAGAGACTCTAGGCGCAGTGTCGGTGCTGTGTGTGGATAAGACGGGTACCGTCACCATGAATCAGATGTCCGTGCAGGAACTGTGGGTGGCCTCCGGTGATGAGCGGGGCATGGTGGAAACCATGGGCCTCGGCTGCGAGACCGACACCTATGATCCCATGGAAAAAGCGATGCTTGCCTGCTGCGAGGCTCACGGTATCACACGGGAACACCTCTTTGAGGAGAGCAGTTTCCTTACGGAATACGCTTTTACCAATGAACTGAAAATGATGGGCCATGTCTGGCAGCACGACGGAGACATCCTGATTGCGGCTAAGGGGAGCCCGGAGCGGATTTTTACTGTCTGCGAGTTGACTGAGGAGCAGCGGGCGGAAGCGGAGCGTAAAAATCTGGAGCTTTCCGGGCAGGGCTTGCGGGTTATCGCTATCGCCACGGCAAAGCCCCGTAGCGAGGCGGAAATTCCCGCTTCCATCACCGACTGCCGCCTCGTGCTGCTGGGTCTTGTTGGGCTGGCTGACCCTCCCCGCGAGAGCGTGAAAGCGGACATTGCCGTTTGCAACCGGGCGGGTATCCGCGTGGTGATGATTACCGGCGACAACGGCATCACCGCCTCAGCCATCGCCAAAAAAATCGGTCTGCCCCATGGAGACGACATTATCACCGGTGATATGTTGAATAATATGAGCGATGAGGAACTGCAGGAGGCCATCAAGACGGTTTCCATTTTCTCACGGGTGGTGCCGGAGCATAAAATGCGCATTGTTAAGGCGTTCAAGCAAAACGGCGAAATTGTCGCCATGACCGGCGACGGTGTGAACGATGCGCCAGCCCTTAAATATGCCGATATCGGCATTGCCATGGGCAAACGGGGCAGTGAGGTTTCCCGTGAGGCCGCCGACCTCATCCTGATGGACGATAACTTCACCACCATTGTAGAAACCGTTAGGGATGGCCGCCGCATCTATGACAATATCCGCAAGGCGGTGGGCTATGTTTTTACCATCCATATTCCCATCGCATTTTCGGCTCTGCTGGCCCCGTTTCTTGGCATCGCACCATCCGCACTCCTGCTTTTACCGCTCCACGTAGTACTGCTGGAGGTGCTCATCGACCCCACCTGCTCTATCGTTCTGGAGCGTCAGCCCGCCGAGAGCGACATCATGGAGCGCCGTCCCCGCGACCCGAAAGATAAGCTGCTGACCGCCGAGCTGCTGGGCAAAAGCATTTTGCAGGGAATTACGGTGTTTGCTGCCTCCTTTGGCTCGTATTTCGCGGTGCTGGCAAACGACCCCGCCAATGCATCCGTAGCCCGCTCCATGGGGCTGGCCGTCATCATGCTGGCAAATCTGTTCTTGGTGCAGGTTAACAGTTCCGACCATGATTCCATCTTTCAATCTGTTCGTCGCCTGATGAAAGACCGGGTGATGTGGACGATTAATCTCGGCACGCTGGCGCTGCTTGGCCTGATTCTGTATACGCCGCTGTCTGGCGTTCTGAAGCTTGCCCCATTGCCGCTACCGTTGCTGTTGGTTGCTCTGGGAATTTCAGCTGCATCTGTGCTGTGGTATGAACTAGTAAAGCTGAAAAATCGCTTAAAGCGCTAA
- a CDS encoding DNA-deoxyinosine glycosylase, with product MKSIVEHTIPPIYDRNSKILILGSIPSPKSREQAFYYAHPQNRFWPVLSALLGSELPKTNQEKTDFLLKNRIALWDVLKSCSIEGADDSSISEPALNDLTPILRTANLRAVFTTGGKAASFYRSAWLAEIALPFLPLPSTSPANRGRYPMDRLLEEYRAILPFLQES from the coding sequence ATGAAAAGCATTGTTGAACATACGATTCCTCCCATTTACGACAGAAATTCCAAAATTCTGATTCTTGGTTCCATCCCATCCCCAAAATCACGGGAGCAGGCTTTCTACTATGCCCACCCGCAGAACCGATTCTGGCCGGTGCTTTCCGCTCTGCTCGGCAGCGAGCTGCCGAAAACGAATCAGGAGAAAACGGACTTTCTGCTCAAAAACCGGATTGCCCTGTGGGACGTGCTTAAAAGCTGCTCCATTGAGGGTGCGGATGATTCCAGTATTTCCGAGCCCGCCCTAAATGATCTGACCCCAATTCTGCGAACGGCGAATCTTCGGGCCGTGTTTACCACCGGAGGCAAAGCGGCTTCTTTTTACCGCTCCGCCTGGCTGGCTGAAATTGCACTGCCATTTCTCCCCCTGCCCTCCACCAGCCCCGCAAACCGCGGAAGATACCCGATGGATCGCCTACTGGAGGAATACCGGGCAATCCTGCCTTTTTTGCAGGAGAGCTAA